From one Marmota flaviventris isolate mMarFla1 chromosome 1, mMarFla1.hap1, whole genome shotgun sequence genomic stretch:
- the Rpa3 gene encoding replication protein A 14 kDa subunit, with protein sequence MVDLMELPKARVNASMLSQFIDRPVCFVGRLEKIHPTGKMFILSDGEGKNGTIELMEPLDEEISGIVEVVGRVTAKATIMCASYVQFKEDNNPFDLGLYNEAVKITHEFPQFFPLGVTQRD encoded by the exons ATGGTTGACTTAATGGAGTTGCCCAAGGCCCGCGTCAACGCCAGCATGCTATCTCAGTTCATCGACAGGCCCGTCTGCTTCGTAGGAAGGCTGGAAAAG attcatCCCACTGGAAAGATGTTTATTCTTTcagatggagaaggaaaaaatggaacCATTGAATTGATGGAGCCT CTTGATGAAGAAATTTCTGGAATCGTGGAAGTAGTTGGCAGAGTAACAGCAAAAGCAACCATCATGTGTGCATCTTATGTCCAGTTTAAAGAAGATAACAATCCTTTTG ATCTTGGACTTTATAATGAAGCTGTGAAAATTACCCATGAGTTCCCTCAGTTTTTTCCCTTAGGGGTTACACAACGTGATTGA